In one Arachis duranensis cultivar V14167 chromosome 9, aradu.V14167.gnm2.J7QH, whole genome shotgun sequence genomic region, the following are encoded:
- the LOC107466690 gene encoding putative F-box/LRR-repeat protein At5g54820 codes for MAEKETDKLSSLPEDILLYILSSLPFKEAAKTCILSKKWLKLWQSTNTVNNDELEWKNEEACGAVEVAQRKAFKNFFKIWITLQKHHHLHHKFTLKVFPPPNCGDIVGAGVDFAVLDGVKDLELDFLEHTEECYGHASVEFPRSVYENKKLHQKLESLELYSCSLAPGNLTKFEALNDVTLSSIQLTMESVKTLLSTCPWMESLSLKYCWDLESFDIDKLNLKKLVIHECLFGWNYIRFEAPNLKVFKYCGLPPESEVKVVAGTIEEADLDLSPMDEFFACGNELRKFIRDFFAVNVLTVCSVILQQYEVRYYTDESWKRFIVPICFQRSLREVEVNGFKGTRGQFDVCSHLIRSTLILRKLSVNVLNDDDPARVVRRRSIGWQLHRISKASSDLVIIIR; via the exons ATGGCGGAAAAAGAAACTGACAAACTTTCTTCATTGCCCGAAGACATTCTTCTCTACATTCTTTCCTCGCTTCCTTTCAAAGAAGCCGCGAAAACATGTATCCTCTCCAAGAAGTGGCTGAAGCTGTGGCAATCTACCAACACAGTCAACAACGACGAACTTGAATGGAAGAATGAAGAAGCTTGTGGAGCCGTTGAAGTAGCGCAAAGGAAGGCTTTCAAGAACTTCTTCAAGATCTGGATCACATTGCAGAAGCACCACCATCTCCACCACAAATTCACCCTCAAGGTTTTTCCTCCTCCTAACTGCGGCGACATTGTCGGAGCCGGCGTCGATTTCGCCGTACTGGACGGCGTCAAAGATTTGGAACTCGATTTCTTGGAACATACTGAAGAGTGCTACGGTCATGCCTCGGTTGAATTTCCGAGAAGCGTTTACGAGAACAAGAAACTGCACCAAAAACTGGAGAGTTTGGAACTTTACTCGTGCAGTTTGGCGCCTGGAAACTTGACCAAGTTTGAGGCACTGAATGATGTGACTCTTTCTTCGATTCAGTTGACAATGGAATCGGTTAAGACGCTGCTATCGACTTGCCCTTGGATGGAGAGTCTGAGCCTGAAGTACTGTTGGGATCTTGAATCCTTTGATATAGATAAATTGAATCTGAAGAAGTTGGTGATTCATGAGTGCCTATTTGGTTGGAATTATATTCGTTTTGAGGCGCCAAATCTGAAGGTTTTCAAGTACTGCGGATTGCCGCCGGAGTCTGAAGTGAAGGTGGTAGCTGGTACCATAGAGGAGGCAGATCTTGATTTAAGCCCCATGGATGAGTTCTTTGCATGTGGCAACGAACTTCGGAAATTTATTCGAGATTTCTTTGCTGTCAATGTTCTTACGGTTTGCAGCGTCATTCTTCAG CAATATGAAGTCCGTTATTATACCGATGAATCCTGGAAAAGGTTCATAGTGCCGATTTGCTTCCAAAGAAGCCTCAGGGAAGTGGAAGTGAATGGGTTTAAAGGAACACGCGGCCAATTTGATGTATGCTCCCATTTGATCCGCTCTACTTTAATTTTGCGGAAGCTCAGCGTCAATGTTTTGAATGATGATGACCCTGCCAGGGTGGTGAGGCGTCGTAGTATCGGATGGCAATTGCACCGTATTTCAAAGGCTTCAAGTGATTTGGTGATAATAATTCGTTGA